From Theileria annulata chromosome 1, complete sequence, *** SEQUENCING IN PROGRESS ***, one genomic window encodes:
- a CDS encoding chromatin assembly factor subunit, putative (Tap349e08.q2ks7.cand.39 - score = 21.45) — translation MDSVILSGPSGCKIRRKYPIPSFDQNLPDDYSTSFYNNDTALRNNELNGVEEEELDPYLIWRRNAPFLYDSVSLYNLDWPSLVVEFMTDTFKIKNGSVTQRLLLGTHTSSSDTEFAMVAELKSNVYTMKECLNTCENFNQFKAVSSSSSVGSNTSSGTQGILDIKAKIVHEGEINRISQVPGAHFLFVTQSNNGTLYLFDYSKHPSSPRDLKVSIPQLVLKGGHSSEGYGLAWNSTNQLVSCSSDGTIALWDLNSSSHNKTNCLNGIVDGIGIISPVSTYNTMDSTHNCDNVGLNDVEFINDNVVLIASDDTNVHLMDLRTNSTSSNSKFSIGSSVNCLSLNKFDKNYFVCGCDNGKISLFDTRMDSNLLVIDHHKDSVNQIEFNSSCCGLFATCSNDSTVCIFDLSCRGDELRFVHQGHKDQVNDISWTKLDYYQSSHLGFTLASVSQDNLLQCFTPNYFSL, via the coding sequence ATGGATTCGGTGATATTATCTGGTCCTTCCGGATGTAAAATACGTAGGAAGTACCCTATCCCATCATTCGACCAGAATTTACCCGATGATTACTCTACTagtttttataataatgataCAGCTTTAAGGAATAATGAACTTAATGGTGTAGAAGAGGAGGAACTTGACCCGTATTTGATCTGGCGCAGAAATGCTCCATTTTTATATGACTCAGTATCTCTTTATAACTTAGATTGGCCCTCTTTAGTTGTCGAGTTTATGACTGatacatttaaaattaagaatgGGTCAGTTACACAGCGCCTTCTCCTAGGAACACACACTTCAAGTTCTGACACCGAGTTCGCCATGGTTGCAGAACTGAAATCCAATGTTTACACCATGAAAGAGTGTTTAAATACTTGTGAGAATTTTAACCAATTTAAGGCAGTATCTTCTAGTTCGTCTGTTGGCTCCAATACTAGCTCTGGCACTCAGGGCATATTGGACATAAAAGCTAAAATAGTACATGAAGGAGAGATAAACCGAATCTCTCAAGTTCCTGGAGCTCACTTCCTCTTTGTAACACAGAGCAATAATGGAACTTTATATCTTTTTGACTACTCAAAGCACCCTTCAAGCCCAAGAGACCTCAAGGTTTCCATTCCCCAACTGGTTCTCAAGGGTGGGCACTCCTCTGAGGGTTATGGTCTAGCCTGGAACTCTACCAATCAATTAGTTTCCTGCTCTTCCGACGGCACAATAGCTCTATGGGATTTAAACTCCTCTTCACACAATAAAACTAACTGTTTAAACGGTATTGTTGACGGCATTGGAATAATATCTCCAGTTTCAACTTATAATACAATGGATAGTACTCATAATTGTGATAATGTAGGACTAAATGATgttgaatttataaatgataatGTAGTGTTAATTGCTTCTGATGATACTAATGTACATCTTATGGATCTTCGCACTAATTCTACCAGTTCCaattctaaattttcaattgGTTCTAGTGTTAATTGCTTAAGCTTGAATAAGTTTgacaaaaattattttgtttgTGGCTGTGATAATGGtaaaatatcattattCGACACAAGAATGGATAGTAATCTTTTGGTTATTGATCATCACAAAGATTCTGTAAATCAGATTGAATTTAACAGTTCGTGTTGTGGTTTGTTTGCTACTTGTTCTAATGACTCTACTGTTTGTATTTTTGACCTTTCTTGCAGGGGTGATGAGCTTCGTTTTGTTCATCAGGGTCACAAGGATCAGGTAAATGACATTTCCTGGACTAAGCTTGATTATTATCAGAGTTCTCACTTAGGTTTTACTCTTGCTTCAGTTTCACAGGATAATCTTCTTCAGTGTTTCACACCGAATTACTTTTCTCTCTAA
- a CDS encoding uncharacterized protein (Tap349e08.q2ks7.cand.38 - score = 9.65;~2 probable transmembrane helices predicted for TA06945 by TMHMM2.0 at aa 15-37 and 58-77;~Signal anchor predicted for TA06945 by SignalP 2.0 HMM (Signal peptide probability 0.007, signal anchor probability 0.925) with cleavage site probability 0.004 between residues 33 and 34) yields MTKKNIFDSLHMHYLSVIYALLTLFYLYLSINSYNLLYLLIYKLPSTIHTYFMMKGLHIFNLIILIIIYNGGIYGYIKGDVAQRGIDGDTVERVFRIADQIGRYSQSVPNMFRVVKKNLESLEREVKIKALLPSSSRIEAFRMICEPFNRFLTRSPKDYFIHNPPRGTAYNVQLNNAKEVVREIYRQIQRLWLDG; encoded by the coding sequence ATGACTAAAAAGAACATATTTGATTCTTTACATATGCATTATTTATCCGTTATTTATGCATTACTGACTctattttatctttatttatcaattaattcatacaatttattatacctgttaatttataaacttCCTAGTACTATTCATACTTATTTCATGATGAAAGggttacacatttttaatcttataatactaattattatctATAATGGTGGAATATATGGATATATTAAGGGCGACGTTGCACAGAGGGGAATTGATGGTGACACAGTAGAAAGAGTGTTCAGAATTGCAGATCAAATAGGGAGATACTCTCAATCAGTTCCAAACATGTTTAGGGTTGTTAAAAAAAATCTGGAATCTTTAGAAAGAGAAGTTAAGATTAAAGCATTGCTTCCTTCCAGTAGCAGAATAGAAGCATTCCGGATGATATGTGAGCCCTTTAACAGATTCCTTACTAGAAGTCCTAAGGACTACTTTATACACAACCCACCCAGAGGTACAGCATACAATGTACAGCTAAATAATGCCAAGGAAGTGGTTAGAGAAATTTATAGACAAATCCAAAGGCTTTGGCTAGATGGATAA